A DNA window from Thermosynechococcaceae cyanobacterium Okahandja contains the following coding sequences:
- the atpE gene encoding ATP synthase F0 subunit C → MDPLVASASVLAAALAIGLASLGPGIGQGNASGQAVEGIARQPEAEGKIRGTLLLTLAFMESLTIYGLVIALVLLFANPFAS, encoded by the coding sequence ATGGATCCGTTAGTCGCTTCTGCTTCTGTTTTGGCTGCTGCTCTGGCCATTGGCTTGGCCTCCCTTGGTCCTGGTATCGGTCAAGGGAATGCCTCGGGTCAAGCGGTGGAAGGTATTGCCCGGCAACCTGAAGCGGAAGGCAAAATTCGGGGCACATTACTGCTGACCCTTGCCTTTATGGAATCTCTGACGATTTACGGTCTGGTGATTGCCCTGGTGCTGCTGTTTGCCAACCCCTTTGCATCCTAA
- a CDS encoding F0F1 ATP synthase subunit B' encodes MFDFDATLPLMAVQFLILTVILNALLYKPLGQALDNRDEYIRTNLQQAKERLQEATALANQYEQELASTRREAQAILEEARAEAQKIATAEIAAAQQTVQAELMQAQAEIDQQKQATLQALEGQVSSLSEQLLAKLLA; translated from the coding sequence ATGTTTGATTTTGATGCCACCCTACCTCTGATGGCTGTGCAATTTTTAATCTTGACGGTCATTTTGAATGCACTGCTCTACAAACCGCTGGGTCAGGCACTGGATAATCGGGATGAGTACATCCGCACTAACTTGCAACAGGCCAAGGAGCGGTTGCAGGAGGCTACGGCGCTAGCCAATCAGTACGAGCAGGAGTTGGCGAGTACACGCCGTGAAGCCCAAGCCATCCTGGAGGAGGCGCGCGCAGAGGCACAAAAAATTGCCACAGCGGAAATTGCCGCAGCCCAGCAGACGGTGCAAGCAGAATTAATGCAGGCTCAAGCAGAAATTGATCAGCAAAAGCAGGCCACGTTGCAAGCCCTTGAAGGTCAAGTGAGCAGCTTGAGTGAGCAGTTGTTAGCCAAGTTACTGGCCTAG
- a CDS encoding F0F1 ATP synthase subunit B has protein sequence MDAVILLATEEVGHFGLNTNLLETNVINLAIIIGVLVYFGRGVLGKTLGDRQQQIATAIAEAEERQRTAAARLAQEQQKLAQAKEEAERIRAEALVRAKAAKEELIAQARQEIERIKQTASQDTSAATERAIAEIRERIATLALAQAEQKLKERLSHDAELQRTLVDRSIALLGGK, from the coding sequence ATGGACGCAGTGATTTTACTGGCAACGGAAGAGGTCGGGCATTTTGGGTTGAATACTAATTTGCTTGAGACCAATGTCATTAACCTTGCCATCATTATTGGGGTACTGGTTTATTTTGGCCGGGGGGTGCTGGGTAAAACCCTTGGCGATCGCCAGCAACAAATTGCCACCGCCATTGCCGAGGCGGAGGAGCGGCAACGGACAGCCGCCGCCCGCTTGGCTCAGGAGCAGCAAAAACTTGCCCAAGCCAAGGAGGAGGCTGAGCGGATCCGTGCGGAGGCGTTGGTGCGCGCCAAAGCGGCAAAGGAAGAGCTAATTGCTCAAGCGCGGCAAGAAATTGAGCGGATTAAGCAAACGGCCTCCCAAGATACCAGTGCGGCCACGGAGCGGGCGATCGCCGAAATTCGCGAACGCATTGCCACCCTTGCCCTTGCCCAAGCAGAGCAAAAATTAAAGGAGCGTTTAAGTCACGATGCGGAGCTTCAGCGCACCCTTGTTGATCGCAGTATTGCCCTACTAGGAGGCAAATGA
- the atpH gene encoding ATP synthase F1 subunit delta — MQTTVRGELVEPYAEALLSLAQSHHLADQFQQDTGVILELLATSTELQQFLAHPLIQADAKKNVLRQLTVDKVHGYFLNFLMLLVDRRRINLLAAICEQYRALLRKQRNIVLAEVTSAVELTEPQRQAVIDKVKAMTGAADVELAIATEPELIGGVVIKVGSQIFDASLRGQLRRLSVSLAQPI; from the coding sequence ATGCAGACCACTGTCCGTGGTGAACTTGTTGAACCCTACGCCGAAGCCTTACTGTCCTTGGCACAGTCCCATCATCTTGCGGATCAGTTTCAGCAGGATACGGGTGTCATTTTGGAACTGCTGGCAACCTCAACGGAACTGCAACAATTTTTGGCGCACCCCTTAATTCAGGCGGATGCCAAAAAGAACGTTCTGCGGCAGCTTACGGTCGATAAGGTACACGGTTATTTTCTCAATTTCCTGATGTTGCTGGTGGATCGGCGGCGGATCAACCTGTTGGCCGCGATCTGTGAGCAGTACCGTGCCCTGCTGCGCAAACAGCGGAATATTGTGTTGGCGGAAGTGACGAGCGCGGTGGAATTGACCGAGCCGCAACGGCAAGCGGTGATTGATAAGGTCAAAGCCATGACCGGTGCCGCCGATGTGGAACTGGCGATCGCCACGGAGCCGGAGTTAATTGGTGGTGTGGTCATTAAAGTCGGCTCACAAATTTTTGATGCCAGCCTGCGTGGTCAACTGCGGCGCTTGAGCGTCAGCTTGGCACAGCCTATTTAA